Proteins encoded together in one Epinephelus lanceolatus isolate andai-2023 chromosome 4, ASM4190304v1, whole genome shotgun sequence window:
- the LOC144462808 gene encoding N-lysine methyltransferase KMT5A-like: MLLVEPACPRPRGGMCGAASHRSPEPQGYVPGRAGSAERETSVFETGAGSVRVDGQFFPYFKGRGVFATEAFRKGDFVLEYRGNLLKQDSPLHWRHYDDTEAVFLFDFQWKGKSYCLDASVEDKSLGRLVNDDNKKPNCKMKTIDIGEMPHLCLFAIKDITPGEEVTYNYGDADWPWRKQKLSPDVSEQIVDESDRPQTPGVEPLL; this comes from the exons ATGCTTCTGGTGGAGCCTGCCTGCCCTCGCCCGCGAGGGGGTATGTGCGGAGCCGCGAGCCACAGGTCTCCCGAGCCTCAGGGGTATGTGCCAGGGCGGGCgggctccgcggagagggagacctccgtgtttgagacgggagcaggCAGCGTGAGGGTTGATGGGCAGT tttttccttattTTAAAGGTCGGGGTGTTTTTGCTACTGAGGCTTTCAGAAAAGGAGATTTTGTGCTTGAATACCGTGGCAACCTTCTCAAACAAGACAGCCCCCTTCACTGGAGGCACTATGATGACACAGAAGCAGTGTTTCTGTTTGATTTTCAGTGGAAAGGGAAAAGTTATTG TCTTGATGCATCAGTTGAAGACAAGTCGCTTGGAAGGCTTGTGAACGATGACAACAAAAAGCCTAACTGCAAGATGAAAACTATTGATATTGGTGAGATGCCACATCTGTGCTTGTTTGCTATAAAAGACATTACCCCTGGTGAGGAAGTAACTTACAACTACGGGGATGCAGACTGGCCTTGGCGCAAGCAG AAATTATCACCTGATGTCAGTGAGCAGATTGTAGATGAGAGTGACAGACCTCAG ACCCCAGGTGTGGAACCACTTCTCTAG